In Streptomyces sp. NBC_00335, a single genomic region encodes these proteins:
- a CDS encoding 3-hydroxyacyl-ACP dehydratase FabZ family protein: MSTATEVGTRAEVPHGFDRLVELVPGERAVAVRNIPATLPVFDHHFPRHPILPGVLLLESMADLAKAVAGGDPAGWRLASVRGVRWKHFVAPGDQVEITVEVTARTQQTTDVRTTARVEGRVVAAARLLTLVSADEPREGTA; the protein is encoded by the coding sequence GTGAGCACCGCGACGGAGGTGGGCACGAGGGCTGAGGTCCCCCACGGCTTCGACCGCCTCGTGGAGCTCGTCCCGGGCGAACGGGCGGTCGCCGTCCGCAACATCCCCGCCACCCTGCCCGTCTTCGACCACCACTTCCCCCGTCACCCCATCCTGCCGGGCGTACTGCTCCTGGAGAGCATGGCCGACCTGGCGAAGGCCGTCGCGGGCGGCGACCCGGCCGGATGGCGGCTCGCCTCCGTACGGGGCGTCCGCTGGAAGCACTTCGTGGCCCCCGGCGACCAGGTCGAGATCACCGTAGAGGTGACGGCACGCACGCAGCAGACGACCGATGTACGGACCACCGCCCGGGTCGAGGGCCGTGTGGTTGCCGCCGCTCGCCTCCTCACCCTGGTGAGCGCCGACGAGCCCAGGGAGGGCACAGCATGA
- a CDS encoding beta-ketoacyl-[acyl-carrier-protein] synthase family protein yields the protein MSDDRRRVMVTGIGLMTAIGQGAAPTWENLLEGRSGIGPLRAYDPAPLRTGIGAEIHDFDPTQWANRRTLRMLCRGDQLALAGATLALRDAGLDGESDLGQRTGLFLGSNKEMPRMDELIAQLQAVRAEDGTPDLHKLGRTASSVIAPLFFVEGLQPAAGFHISEKYGIRGANAYFAGTADAGAMAIGRGMRTVRRGEADIVLAGGYDDATGWWAMSKMDGLGVLSTRTDLGQEAFRPFDRDRSGSVFGEGAALLVLEEREHALARGAHCYAEVTGYGAGNDCVRPPSPQARARGLSRAIVRALDDAGGVFHDGGYIAAHGCATVQGDASETLALHDALGTAAKAAQISSIKPQTGHLVGGAGALNAAVTALALNSGVVPATQNLHHPADECDLDYVPLTPRETRPDSALALARGLEGQAVAIAMGRTS from the coding sequence ATGAGCGACGACAGGCGGCGCGTGATGGTGACCGGCATCGGTCTGATGACCGCGATCGGCCAGGGCGCCGCACCCACCTGGGAGAACCTCCTCGAAGGCCGCAGCGGGATCGGCCCGCTGCGCGCCTACGACCCGGCGCCGCTGCGCACCGGGATCGGCGCGGAGATCCACGACTTCGACCCCACGCAGTGGGCGAACCGGCGCACCCTGCGCATGCTGTGCCGCGGGGACCAGCTGGCCCTGGCGGGCGCCACCCTGGCGCTGCGCGACGCCGGCCTGGACGGCGAGAGCGACCTCGGGCAGCGCACCGGGCTCTTCCTCGGCAGCAACAAGGAAATGCCCCGCATGGACGAGCTGATCGCCCAGCTCCAGGCCGTGCGCGCCGAGGACGGCACCCCCGACCTGCACAAGCTGGGCCGGACGGCGTCCTCGGTGATCGCCCCGCTGTTCTTCGTCGAGGGGCTGCAGCCCGCGGCCGGCTTCCACATCTCCGAGAAGTACGGGATCCGCGGCGCCAACGCCTACTTCGCGGGCACCGCCGACGCCGGCGCCATGGCGATCGGCCGCGGCATGCGCACCGTACGCCGCGGCGAGGCCGACATCGTGCTCGCGGGCGGGTACGACGACGCCACCGGCTGGTGGGCCATGTCCAAGATGGACGGCCTCGGCGTTCTGTCCACCCGCACCGACCTCGGCCAGGAGGCCTTCCGCCCCTTCGACCGCGACCGCAGCGGTTCCGTGTTCGGCGAGGGCGCCGCCCTGCTCGTCCTGGAGGAGCGCGAACACGCCCTGGCCCGGGGCGCCCACTGCTACGCCGAGGTCACCGGCTACGGCGCGGGCAACGACTGCGTACGCCCGCCCAGCCCGCAGGCCAGGGCCCGCGGCCTGTCCCGGGCGATCGTCCGCGCGCTCGACGACGCGGGCGGCGTCTTCCACGACGGCGGCTACATCGCCGCCCACGGCTGCGCCACCGTCCAGGGCGACGCCAGCGAGACCCTCGCCCTGCACGACGCCCTCGGCACGGCCGCCAAGGCGGCGCAGATCAGCAGCATCAAACCGCAGACCGGCCACCTCGTCGGCGGAGCCGGGGCCCTGAACGCGGCCGTCACCGCGCTCGCCCTGAACTCCGGCGTCGTTCCCGCCACCCAGAACCTGCACCACCCCGCCGACGAGTGCGACCTCGACTACGTACCGCTCACCCCGCGCGAAACGCGGCCCGACAGCGCGCTGGCCCTCGCCCGCGGTCTGGAAGGCCAGGCGGTGGCCATTGCCATGGGGCGGACCTCATGA
- a CDS encoding beta-ketoacyl-[acyl-carrier-protein] synthase family protein encodes MTDDVYEHDTAPDGTGGRTRTVVVCGVGAVTAQGATATALWEGVRAGYSAIGPVRGMPMDFYGTDIGGEVQSELAPAYDYLAAFGGSEREPAVDFALAAAQEALDQADLGGVPAGRWGVSFGSCNGGLRSAEKLARRARAGGAPEDDGRHYLLVPPQAIAEALSSAFGLKGPSLSVNTACASGAHAIAHAVESIRSGHSDAMLVGGSDAFTETAWAGFTSLQSLSSKPAAPYSKDRDGLSLGEGAGMLVLAEESVARAAGAPILAEVLGYGLSADGYHATAPHPQGEGAARAIRGALSSSGLTPEDVGYINGHGTGTPKNDSAESNAVRAALGEAAEKTPLSSSKSMIGHLLGAAGAVEAIVTVQALVEQIAPPTANFTGVDPKCGLDAVPDAGRPHAMDAALSNNFAFAGANACVAFGRPAGRRFTAEVPPAGEKVVVTGFAAITAAGTGADALWRAWRGGSPLGAQEDGLRVARADFDAAAHTTPVERRRMDRLGQLAVASCRVALEHAGLTADERVGVVLGTGLGPMRSIEDFLRPVLDICPSYGSPAVFPNTVFNAAAGQVAMNVGAKGPTSTVTTGHAAGASALTVAYDLLMQGRADAVLCPAVEDLSPGVLEAYRGLPLFGEAGYTLSEGGIALVLERESSALARGARVLAEFAGHATASDAQGIGRWDAGGEGVERAMRGALAHAGVQPGELTGIWANAAGLESADGPETLAAGRLEGAGSVPVHTPKRTLGEPAGAGAQLAAVLALTGWDNGLDSGPVLINSSSLGGTHISLVLRPATEN; translated from the coding sequence ATGACCGACGACGTGTACGAGCACGACACCGCGCCGGACGGCACGGGCGGCCGGACCCGGACCGTGGTGGTCTGCGGCGTCGGCGCCGTGACCGCCCAGGGCGCCACCGCCACCGCCCTGTGGGAGGGCGTACGGGCCGGATACTCGGCCATCGGACCGGTGCGCGGCATGCCGATGGACTTCTACGGCACCGACATCGGCGGCGAGGTCCAGAGCGAGCTCGCCCCCGCCTACGACTACCTGGCCGCCTTCGGCGGAAGCGAACGCGAGCCCGCCGTCGACTTCGCACTGGCGGCGGCGCAGGAGGCGCTGGACCAGGCGGACCTCGGCGGCGTGCCCGCCGGCCGCTGGGGCGTCTCCTTCGGCTCCTGCAACGGCGGGCTGCGCAGCGCGGAGAAGCTCGCCCGCAGAGCCCGGGCCGGCGGCGCCCCCGAGGACGACGGCCGGCACTACCTGCTGGTGCCCCCGCAGGCCATCGCCGAGGCGCTCAGCAGCGCCTTCGGCCTCAAGGGGCCCTCGCTGTCGGTGAACACGGCCTGCGCCTCGGGCGCCCACGCCATCGCCCACGCCGTCGAATCGATCCGCTCGGGACACTCCGACGCCATGCTCGTCGGCGGCAGCGACGCCTTCACCGAGACGGCGTGGGCCGGGTTCACCAGCCTCCAGTCGCTGTCCAGCAAGCCGGCCGCCCCGTACTCCAAGGACCGCGACGGCCTCTCCCTGGGCGAGGGCGCGGGCATGCTCGTCCTGGCCGAGGAGTCCGTGGCCCGCGCGGCGGGCGCCCCCATCCTCGCCGAGGTCCTGGGCTACGGGCTCTCCGCCGACGGCTACCACGCCACCGCCCCGCACCCCCAGGGCGAGGGCGCGGCCCGCGCGATCCGCGGCGCGCTGAGCTCCTCCGGCCTCACCCCCGAGGACGTCGGCTACATCAACGGCCACGGCACCGGTACGCCCAAGAACGACTCCGCCGAGAGCAACGCGGTCCGCGCCGCACTCGGCGAGGCCGCCGAGAAGACCCCGCTCAGCAGCTCCAAGTCGATGATCGGCCACCTGCTGGGCGCCGCCGGGGCGGTCGAGGCCATCGTCACCGTCCAGGCGCTGGTCGAGCAGATCGCCCCGCCCACCGCCAACTTCACCGGCGTGGACCCCAAGTGCGGCCTGGACGCCGTGCCCGACGCCGGACGCCCGCACGCCATGGACGCCGCGCTGTCGAACAACTTCGCCTTCGCCGGGGCCAACGCGTGCGTCGCCTTCGGCCGCCCGGCAGGCCGGCGCTTCACCGCCGAGGTCCCGCCCGCCGGGGAGAAGGTGGTGGTCACGGGCTTCGCCGCGATCACCGCGGCCGGTACGGGCGCCGACGCGCTGTGGCGGGCCTGGCGCGGAGGCAGCCCGCTGGGCGCGCAGGAGGACGGACTGCGCGTCGCACGCGCGGACTTCGACGCGGCGGCGCACACCACACCCGTCGAGCGGCGCCGCATGGACCGCCTCGGACAGCTCGCCGTGGCCTCCTGCCGCGTCGCCCTGGAGCACGCCGGGCTCACCGCCGACGAGCGGGTCGGCGTGGTCCTGGGCACCGGGCTGGGCCCGATGCGCAGCATCGAGGACTTCCTGCGGCCCGTCCTCGACATCTGCCCCTCCTACGGCAGCCCGGCGGTGTTCCCCAACACCGTCTTCAACGCCGCCGCCGGCCAGGTCGCCATGAACGTCGGAGCCAAGGGGCCCACCTCGACGGTGACGACCGGTCACGCGGCCGGGGCCTCGGCCCTCACCGTCGCCTACGACCTGCTGATGCAGGGCCGCGCCGACGCGGTGCTGTGCCCGGCGGTGGAGGACCTCTCCCCGGGCGTACTGGAGGCCTACCGCGGGCTGCCCCTCTTCGGAGAGGCGGGCTACACCCTGTCCGAAGGGGGCATCGCCCTGGTCCTGGAGCGGGAGTCGAGCGCCCTGGCCCGCGGGGCCCGGGTGCTGGCCGAGTTCGCGGGGCACGCCACCGCCTCCGACGCCCAGGGCATCGGGCGCTGGGACGCCGGGGGCGAGGGCGTGGAGCGGGCCATGCGCGGGGCCCTGGCCCACGCGGGCGTCCAGCCGGGCGAGCTGACCGGGATCTGGGCCAACGCGGCCGGCCTGGAAAGCGCCGACGGCCCCGAGACGCTGGCCGCCGGCCGGCTCGAAGGGGCGGGCTCCGTGCCCGTCCACACCCCCAAGCGCACGCTCGGCGAGCCGGCCGGCGCGGGCGCACAGCTGGCGGCCGTACTCGCCCTCACCGGCTGGGACAACGGCCTGGACAGCGGGCCGGTCCTGATCAACAGCTCCTCGCTCGGGGGGACCCACATCAGCCTCGTCCTGCGTCCCGCTACGGAGAACTGA
- a CDS encoding 3-oxoacyl-ACP synthase III family protein, which translates to MSPSTDRHVSILATGAHLPGEPLDNDALARICGPLPDDVLEGIQVQRRHWIVDPATGEHRTSTSAMATAAARQALERAGVEAAEVDLIVLSTASPDYLLPVAATYVQEQLGLANCAVIEVRAGCVGAVQAFDIARRLLADGTYRTALVIGAESVSPLLAPVFLGRDPHKVRMRDRLTVYTFGDGAGAVVLRGGEEGSAHEGSRQVFATRSMGGARKPGMLIVGGGTDAPLHEQQRRTRLMDIKLDIPGTAQFGPKVFVEGIHDMLRRSGLALSDIDACVLPEGNAEYFSSEYGTAGLSADDQATLSKIIVENLTDVGATGSAAVPLALDAGWTEGRIRPGDTVLLLAIEASRYLYAGLTLTWEAPFPTS; encoded by the coding sequence ATGTCACCCAGCACCGACCGGCACGTCTCCATCCTCGCCACCGGCGCCCACCTGCCCGGCGAGCCCCTCGACAACGACGCCCTGGCCCGGATCTGCGGGCCGCTGCCCGACGACGTCCTGGAGGGCATCCAGGTCCAACGCCGCCACTGGATCGTGGACCCGGCCACCGGCGAACACCGTACGAGCACCTCCGCCATGGCCACCGCCGCCGCCCGCCAGGCCCTGGAGCGGGCCGGCGTGGAGGCGGCCGAGGTCGACCTGATCGTGCTCTCCACCGCCAGCCCGGACTACCTCCTCCCGGTCGCCGCCACCTACGTCCAGGAGCAGCTCGGCCTGGCGAACTGCGCGGTCATCGAGGTCCGCGCAGGCTGCGTGGGCGCCGTCCAGGCCTTCGACATCGCCCGGCGCCTGCTCGCCGACGGCACCTACCGCACCGCGCTGGTCATCGGCGCGGAGTCGGTCTCGCCGCTGCTCGCACCCGTCTTCCTCGGCCGCGACCCGCACAAGGTGCGGATGCGCGACCGGCTCACCGTCTACACCTTCGGCGACGGCGCCGGCGCCGTGGTGCTGCGCGGCGGCGAGGAGGGCTCGGCCCACGAGGGCAGCCGCCAGGTGTTCGCCACGCGGTCCATGGGCGGCGCCCGCAAGCCCGGCATGCTGATCGTCGGCGGCGGCACCGACGCCCCGCTGCACGAACAGCAGCGGCGCACGCGGCTGATGGACATCAAGCTCGACATCCCCGGCACCGCCCAGTTCGGCCCCAAGGTCTTCGTGGAGGGCATCCACGACATGCTGCGCCGCTCCGGCCTCGCCCTCTCGGACATCGACGCGTGCGTGCTGCCGGAGGGCAACGCCGAGTACTTCTCCAGCGAGTACGGCACGGCCGGACTGTCCGCCGACGACCAGGCCACCCTGAGCAAGATCATCGTGGAGAACCTCACCGACGTGGGAGCCACCGGCTCCGCCGCGGTCCCCCTCGCGCTGGACGCCGGCTGGACCGAGGGCCGCATCCGGCCCGGGGACACCGTGCTGCTGCTCGCGATCGAGGCCAGCCGCTACCTGTACGCGGGACTCACCCTCACCTGGGAAGCACCCTTCCCCACCAGTTAA
- a CDS encoding ester cyclase, with protein MSIQETVRSAVSVEERNKKTIRAVFDTFVNRGDFSIVEEIYSPGMVDHQPLPGAPEGLEGVKYTIAGLREGFPDLHVTIEDMSAHGDHVVIHNTWRGTHRGEFLGMPPTGHYIEFQGVVVWRLLDDGLIAERWGIGVESNMLSVLGMRRLAPSSRTAARAAARRSVEPATVLLPLPEGGAARWKDVQAEFSGPRRREYEASRRRAGILQESFALQRLDGRDVLVARVESRDPAAAAKRLAQSRDPFDVWLREAAAEALGADPWEALAGNAAEQEHTWSSVTSELASAA; from the coding sequence GTGTCGATACAAGAGACGGTGCGCAGCGCGGTGAGCGTGGAGGAGCGCAACAAGAAGACCATCCGTGCGGTCTTCGACACCTTCGTGAACCGGGGCGACTTCTCCATCGTGGAGGAGATCTACAGCCCCGGCATGGTCGACCACCAGCCGCTGCCGGGCGCGCCCGAGGGGCTGGAGGGCGTCAAGTACACCATCGCGGGTCTGCGCGAGGGCTTCCCCGACCTGCACGTGACCATCGAGGACATGAGCGCCCACGGCGATCACGTCGTCATCCACAACACCTGGCGCGGCACGCACCGGGGCGAGTTCCTCGGCATGCCCCCCACCGGGCACTACATCGAGTTCCAGGGCGTGGTGGTCTGGCGGCTGCTGGACGACGGCCTGATCGCCGAACGCTGGGGCATCGGCGTCGAGTCCAACATGCTCTCCGTACTCGGCATGCGGCGCCTGGCGCCCTCCTCGCGCACCGCCGCCCGCGCGGCGGCCCGCCGGAGCGTCGAGCCCGCCACCGTGCTGCTGCCGCTCCCCGAGGGCGGCGCCGCGCGCTGGAAGGACGTACAGGCGGAGTTCTCCGGGCCGCGGCGACGCGAGTACGAGGCCTCGCGGCGCAGGGCCGGCATCCTCCAGGAGTCCTTCGCCCTCCAGCGGCTCGACGGCCGGGACGTGCTGGTGGCCCGGGTGGAGTCCCGCGACCCGGCGGCGGCCGCGAAGCGGCTCGCCCAGTCCCGCGACCCCTTCGACGTCTGGCTGCGCGAGGCCGCGGCCGAGGCGCTCGGCGCCGATCCCTGGGAGGCGCTCGCGGGGAACGCGGCGGAGCAGGAGCACACCTGGTCCTCCGTCACCAGCGAACTGGCCTCCGCGGCCTGA
- a CDS encoding aldo/keto reductase, giving the protein MRQRKLGSQGLVVSEQGLGCMGMTFAYGPADDQEALRTAHRAFELGVNLLDTSDFYGPHTNEEFVAKAIAGRRDEVVVASKVGNEVTPDGTITGKQNGRPEYIRAAVEGSLRRLGTDRIDLYYLHRVDPGVPVEESFGALAELVAAGKVRHLGISEAAAPTIRRAHAVHPLTAVQTEYSLSTRDVEVNGVLETVRELGIGFVGYSPLGRGLLTGAIRNLDNLAEHDFRRVVPRFQKENLDANLHVVEQLEALAEAKGITTGQLALAWVLAQGDDVVAIPGTKRVTYLEQNIAASDVELSTDDLAALDKIAPHGSTVGDRYPAGAMATLDG; this is encoded by the coding sequence ATGCGGCAACGAAAGCTCGGCAGCCAGGGCCTGGTGGTCTCCGAGCAGGGTCTCGGATGCATGGGCATGACCTTCGCCTACGGTCCGGCCGACGACCAGGAGGCCCTGCGTACGGCCCACCGGGCCTTCGAACTCGGCGTGAACCTGCTCGACACCTCGGACTTCTACGGTCCGCACACCAACGAGGAGTTCGTCGCCAAGGCCATCGCGGGGCGGCGCGACGAGGTCGTCGTCGCCTCCAAGGTCGGCAACGAGGTCACCCCCGACGGCACGATCACCGGCAAGCAGAACGGCCGCCCGGAGTACATCCGCGCCGCCGTCGAGGGCAGCCTGCGCCGGCTCGGCACCGACCGGATCGACCTCTACTACCTGCACCGGGTCGACCCCGGCGTACCGGTCGAGGAGTCCTTCGGCGCCCTGGCCGAGCTGGTGGCCGCCGGCAAGGTGCGCCACCTCGGCATCTCCGAGGCGGCCGCCCCGACCATCCGCCGCGCCCACGCCGTCCATCCGCTCACCGCCGTGCAGACCGAGTACTCCCTGTCCACCCGCGACGTCGAGGTCAACGGCGTTCTGGAGACGGTCCGCGAGCTCGGCATCGGCTTCGTCGGCTACAGCCCGCTCGGGCGGGGCCTGCTGACCGGCGCCATCCGCAACCTCGACAACCTGGCCGAGCACGACTTCCGCCGCGTGGTCCCCCGCTTCCAGAAGGAGAACCTCGACGCCAACCTGCACGTCGTCGAGCAGCTGGAGGCCCTGGCCGAGGCCAAGGGGATCACCACCGGACAGCTCGCGCTGGCCTGGGTACTGGCCCAGGGCGACGACGTCGTCGCCATCCCCGGCACCAAGCGGGTCACGTACCTGGAGCAGAACATCGCGGCCTCCGACGTCGAGCTGAGCACCGACGACCTCGCGGCCCTCGACAAGATCGCCCCCCACGGCAGCACGGTGGGCGACCGCTACCCCGCCGGCGCCATGGCCACCCTCGACGGCTGA
- a CDS encoding FAD-dependent oxidoreductase: MANITIIGGGLAGLAAAITAAEKGARVTVHEAHSHLGGRARSASAPYVTNDGPHTIMDNGPVWHWLLQRGLAGRYVRLSFHEWTRMRFRHQGKLRMTLPSGYMKMCWLHRDIEVPVDRSFQDWASERFDQQTVNEALGFLGPILFDGDPGRLSAAFVWERLLRVGTPRFPLPSRYFIGGWGTVVERMERVAKRHGVVIETGSRITELPTDGPVIVATSLASARSLLGDSSLDWPSGTSALLDMAVTRSKKDGNVSFDMDEGGFTSQYSDHDPSLAPKGEALFQGAMPLRPGESKGEALARLEKLFDLTTPGWRDRILWRREGVSRGRTGALDLPGLSWRDRPAVDRGDGVYLIGDAVAAPGILAETSINSAVHAAGLAVGAKPVTRRTAVAGSLR; this comes from the coding sequence ATGGCGAACATCACGATCATCGGCGGAGGCCTGGCCGGCCTGGCCGCGGCGATCACCGCCGCGGAAAAGGGAGCCCGCGTCACCGTCCACGAGGCCCACTCGCACCTGGGCGGGCGCGCCCGGTCGGCCTCCGCGCCCTACGTCACCAACGACGGCCCCCACACCATCATGGACAACGGGCCCGTCTGGCACTGGCTGCTCCAGCGCGGCCTGGCCGGCCGCTACGTACGGCTGTCGTTCCACGAGTGGACCCGGATGCGCTTTCGGCACCAGGGCAAACTGCGGATGACCCTGCCGAGCGGCTACATGAAGATGTGCTGGCTCCACCGGGACATCGAGGTCCCCGTCGACCGCTCCTTCCAGGACTGGGCGAGCGAGCGCTTCGACCAGCAGACCGTCAACGAGGCCCTCGGCTTCCTCGGCCCCATCCTCTTCGACGGGGATCCGGGCCGGCTGTCCGCGGCCTTCGTCTGGGAGCGGCTGCTGCGCGTGGGCACCCCCCGCTTCCCGCTGCCCAGCCGCTACTTCATCGGAGGCTGGGGCACCGTCGTCGAGCGCATGGAGCGGGTGGCCAAGCGGCACGGCGTGGTCATCGAGACCGGGTCGCGGATCACCGAACTGCCCACCGACGGACCGGTGATCGTCGCCACCTCGCTGGCCTCCGCCCGCAGCCTGCTCGGCGACAGCTCGCTGGACTGGCCCAGCGGCACCTCCGCCCTGCTCGACATGGCCGTGACACGTTCCAAGAAGGACGGGAACGTCTCCTTCGACATGGACGAGGGCGGCTTCACCTCCCAGTACTCCGACCACGACCCCTCGCTCGCCCCCAAGGGCGAGGCCCTCTTCCAGGGCGCCATGCCGCTGCGGCCCGGCGAGTCCAAGGGCGAGGCGCTGGCCCGGCTGGAGAAGCTCTTCGACCTGACGACCCCGGGCTGGCGGGACCGCATCCTGTGGCGCCGCGAAGGGGTCTCCAGGGGCCGCACCGGCGCCCTCGACCTGCCCGGCCTGAGCTGGCGCGACCGCCCCGCCGTCGACCGCGGGGACGGCGTCTACCTGATCGGCGACGCCGTCGCCGCCCCCGGCATCCTCGCCGAGACCTCGATCAACAGCGCCGTGCACGCCGCCGGACTCGCCGTCGGCGCCAAGCCGGTGACGCGGCGCACCGCCGTGGCCGGCAGCCTGCGGTGA
- a CDS encoding thermostable hemolysin: MRITLSERGTPDWLVAADLAQKVFAKQYQASISPDPDSFLAFFEDSEDGTEEALACAGLSFPEGEGSSILLERYLDGPVEDVIAASVEAPVKRSQVMQVGNISSIRVTAGAEIIKAIPLVMACLGRPYAVMTMTHRLAALMKRLGVVFHPLADASPDRLTTEEAATWGSYYETRPMVGYAIAAEQSTLLLAAIGRYCFETIDMRFVSNRPEAKVLTRAA, encoded by the coding sequence ATGAGAATCACGCTTTCCGAGCGCGGCACTCCCGACTGGCTGGTCGCCGCGGACCTGGCCCAGAAGGTGTTCGCCAAGCAGTACCAGGCCAGCATCTCTCCCGACCCGGACAGCTTCCTCGCCTTCTTCGAGGACTCCGAGGACGGCACCGAGGAAGCCCTCGCCTGCGCGGGCCTGTCCTTCCCCGAGGGGGAGGGGAGCAGCATCCTGCTGGAGCGCTATCTCGACGGTCCCGTCGAGGACGTCATCGCCGCCTCCGTCGAGGCGCCGGTCAAGCGCTCCCAGGTCATGCAGGTCGGCAACATCTCCTCGATCCGGGTGACCGCCGGCGCCGAGATCATCAAGGCGATCCCGCTGGTCATGGCCTGCCTCGGCCGGCCCTACGCGGTGATGACGATGACCCACCGGCTCGCCGCCCTGATGAAGCGTCTCGGCGTGGTCTTCCACCCCCTCGCCGACGCCTCGCCCGACCGCCTCACCACCGAGGAGGCGGCCACCTGGGGCTCGTACTACGAAACCCGGCCGATGGTCGGGTACGCCATAGCCGCCGAACAGAGCACGCTGCTGCTCGCCGCGATCGGCCGCTACTGCTTCGAGACGATCGACATGCGGTTCGTCAGCAACCGCCCGGAGGCGAAGGTGCTGACCCGTGCCGCGTGA
- a CDS encoding AMP-binding protein → MPRDTPRVSLAGRLLEQADSEAVMVRVLAADGTADGTAGGSAGTAAAWSYREIIGAALVLAGRLGRWAGEHGRPARVGLLAENSPEWVVADLAVLFCGAVEIPVPTAFTAEQAASLLESADLCLVDDGGARALERWTGSTATAVLPAGCPVTPVGLPELMAAAPAAAPRPEVPAGDAVVKVIHTSGTTSAPKGVRIRRHGLDELLTSLRARIRPADFERYLSVVPLSLLIEQVAGLYMPFLTGGSVSFLPPGTALVGTAADAGPRMLTLLRQARPTALVVPPTVAALFLALCEERPEENVRERHQRIFGHDGPVFIACGGAPVPAEVLRRLDAYGLTVHEGYGLSENSSVVSWNFPGEVRFGTVGRPLDHVRAELAEDGELLIHSTSLFAGYTREDPSSVVVDAQGRLHTGDLAEIDEDGYLRITGRKKSMVITASGRNVSPEWVESRYRELGFVREAAVVADGLEQVHGLFVVDAGLDQATARRRIDEFGRERLSGIERAAVIHLMPEDDPGYATCFTVTGRPRRDVVRAHVLQRHHEPRRDEAHHHEKNLEKA, encoded by the coding sequence GTGCCGCGTGACACGCCCCGGGTGTCCCTCGCCGGGCGACTGCTGGAACAGGCGGACAGCGAAGCCGTGATGGTGCGGGTGCTCGCCGCCGACGGGACCGCCGACGGAACCGCCGGCGGTTCCGCCGGGACGGCCGCCGCCTGGAGCTACCGCGAGATCATCGGCGCGGCCCTCGTCCTCGCCGGCCGCCTGGGGCGGTGGGCCGGGGAGCACGGCCGCCCCGCCCGGGTGGGCCTGCTCGCCGAGAACTCCCCCGAGTGGGTCGTCGCCGACCTCGCCGTCCTGTTCTGCGGGGCCGTGGAGATCCCGGTCCCCACCGCCTTCACCGCCGAGCAGGCGGCCTCCCTCCTGGAGAGCGCCGACCTCTGCCTCGTCGACGACGGCGGCGCCCGCGCACTGGAGCGCTGGACGGGGAGCACCGCGACCGCCGTCCTGCCGGCCGGCTGCCCCGTGACCCCCGTCGGCCTTCCGGAGCTGATGGCCGCGGCGCCCGCAGCGGCGCCCCGCCCGGAGGTCCCCGCCGGGGACGCGGTCGTCAAGGTCATCCACACCTCCGGCACCACCTCGGCCCCCAAGGGCGTACGGATCCGCCGGCACGGCCTGGACGAACTGCTGACCTCGCTGCGGGCACGGATCCGCCCCGCCGACTTCGAGCGCTACCTCTCGGTCGTGCCGCTGAGCCTGCTCATCGAGCAGGTCGCCGGGCTCTACATGCCCTTCCTCACGGGCGGGTCGGTGTCCTTCCTGCCGCCCGGCACCGCGCTGGTCGGCACCGCCGCCGACGCCGGCCCCCGGATGCTCACCCTGCTGCGCCAGGCCCGGCCCACCGCCCTGGTCGTACCGCCCACGGTCGCCGCCCTGTTCCTCGCGCTGTGCGAGGAGCGGCCCGAGGAGAACGTGCGGGAGCGGCACCAGCGGATCTTCGGCCACGACGGCCCGGTCTTCATCGCCTGCGGCGGAGCCCCCGTGCCCGCAGAGGTCCTGCGGCGCCTGGACGCGTACGGACTCACCGTCCACGAGGGCTACGGGCTCAGCGAGAACTCCTCGGTGGTCTCGTGGAACTTCCCCGGCGAGGTCCGGTTCGGCACCGTGGGCCGCCCGCTGGACCACGTACGGGCCGAACTGGCCGAGGACGGCGAACTGCTGATCCACAGCACCTCGCTGTTCGCCGGGTACACCCGGGAGGACCCCTCCAGCGTCGTCGTGGACGCACAGGGGCGGCTGCACACCGGCGACCTCGCCGAGATCGACGAGGACGGCTACCTGCGGATCACCGGCCGCAAGAAGAGCATGGTGATCACGGCGAGCGGGCGCAACGTCTCCCCGGAGTGGGTCGAGTCCCGCTACCGCGAACTCGGCTTCGTCCGCGAGGCGGCGGTCGTCGCCGACGGGCTCGAACAGGTCCACGGCCTCTTCGTCGTCGACGCCGGCCTGGACCAGGCCACCGCACGGCGCCGCATCGACGAGTTCGGCCGCGAGCGCCTCTCCGGCATCGAACGCGCCGCCGTCATCCACCTCATGCCCGAGGACGATCCCGGGTACGCCACCTGCTTCACCGTCACCGGCCGCCCCCGGCGCGACGTCGTACGGGCCCACGTACTGCAACGGCACCACGAGCCGCGCCGCGACGAGGCACACCACCACGAGAAGAACCTGGAGAAGGCATGA